In a single window of the Neodiprion virginianus isolate iyNeoVirg1 chromosome 1, iyNeoVirg1.1, whole genome shotgun sequence genome:
- the LOC124297374 gene encoding dynein axonemal heavy chain 10: MSIQIVNDLIISVQDTAHRLSVELYRYVQKWRKYGNLWRYDKSQTCEKFAAKNPTLLQYDEKFTFYGAIVDEVDVMTPYYDINSIRVNIKPLCEGIREHGKEWKQILGNHLIAETQAHMKEFKDKMASLRYDVELVINGLERFKLVMQTIADIKKMSVQAEVQYLEYQERFRTLRIHQIEFNEEDEELSYKLQQEWESLYLGALYRGTTLETTKDRFCEMTKEEIRDFAAEFVKFSDDFETYGPGSVGDDLDTGMKKMDEYGKLIDFMEAKRVDLVNAEILFDLPPADYSRFLKVKKDYEGMEMIYKLYKAQKIMRDVWAKTLWVNLNPHQLIDGVDQFMKEFRRMPRAVRMLNVGQALDNLMKGFKNSVPLFVELKNEAMRERHWLELMEKTGKYFDMSPDRFTLENMFAMDLAKYQDIAERIVTNAVKELAIERGVKEIVDVWRTMEFNLVRHYIGNEDRGFILGPLDELTLVLEDNMMNLQSMSASQFIGPFLGMVQKWEKSMETISEVVEAWLDLQRKWLYLEGIFVGGDIRLQLPEEARKFDDIDKAFRHAMIDTSKRLNVLECCMIPGRKEEFEALSLGLEKCQKSLTEYLNSKRAIFPRFNFISDDELLGILGNSDPSAIQEHVGKMFDNLDKFRLTANNQDRVIASALISAEREIMEFRTPVAAEGKIEEWMVLALAEMRRSNRYLTKKAIYNYGKVRTEWMLDFQGMMILAANQIWWTAETENVFKKILMGKKRAMKEYLHQLNQQLDEVVKLMGGDTLTNNDRKKLDTVLTIDVHIRDIIDNFVRDSIMDAMEFEWESQLRFYWVHDLDNLWVNQCTGTFEYGYEYMGLNGRLVVTPLTDRIYLTITQALSMQLGGAPAGPAGTGKTETTKDLAKALGLICFVTNCGEGMDYVAIGKTLGGLAQCGAWGCFDEFNRIDISVLSVISTQLQTIRSALQLKVPKFMFEGQDIVLDSKVGIFITMNPGYAGRTELPESIKALFRPVVCIVPDNEMICLIKLFSAGFLTAKVLAKKMTVLYTLAREQLSKQTHYDFGLRALKSVLNMAGQLKRTSDDLSEDVVLMRALRDMNLPKFIFDDVPLFLGLIKDLFPGLACPRVGYPDFNEAVEKTLVEHGYILLPDQIDKVVQMYEVMMTRHSTMIVGPTGGGKTVVIKTLCRAQTYLDKPTKLYILNPKACTVIELYGILDPLTRDWTDGLLSNIFREINKPLDSDKDERKYILFDGDVDALWIENMNSVMDDNKILTLANQERIKLQNHSALLFEVGDLQYASPATVSRAGMVYVDPKNLGYQPYMDKWINLRNQSEREFFAAMCEKYVHGSLRLILDGIIDMQQVVPLKMIIPQTRLNMVTQLCYMVDGLAPTKEEDEFSLKPPVESSNAEEEEERAAHLAHRDELLEAIYIQSCYCSFGASLIAESRLVYDEYMKKISGMMLTDDTPEKPATCRYIPAFYRSLFEYVLDTENRIWKPWKWLVPGYIHDRQKNFSEILVPTIDTLRTTWFVKLMNGLKRPVVLVGETGTSKTAIIQEFLRGLDTDKFNQLLINFSSRTTSMDVQRIIESAVEKRTKDVYGPPPGKKLIVFIDDMNMPLVDTYGTQQPIALLKLLFERGGLYDRGKDLNWKVLRDICYLAAMGKAGGGRNEVDPRFISMFSVYNVTFPSDATLTHIYSSILNGHLEIFPEEVKATGNTLIDITLNLYRMVIIELPPTPSKFHYIFNLRDLSRIVSGLLLTHPTLYTSATHFVRVWRNEFYRVICDRLINAADQELMRDHIESEIRARFEEAPDVIDYALRDPLLFGDYRNACNEDEPRHYEDLLDYEAIYSLFMEILEDYNSQKMPIRMVLFNDALEHLTRVHRALRMHRGHVLVIGIGGSGKQSIIRLASFAAGCEIFEITLNRGYNETSFREDMKRMYNIAGVENKKVVFLFTAQHVADESFLELVNNILMTGVVPALFTDEEKDAIVNTCRNVANEAGYSITRESVWSYFISTSIANLRLALSMSPAGDVLRGRCRSYPGLVNSTTIDWLFPWPEQALYAVANVVLRDNPKIPETYRDLIVQHVVHVHMSIGQYTAEFLTKLRRRNYVTPKHYLDFINTYLNLLGEKKEYIMGQCNRLSGGLTKIAEASETLVSLNAILAVQRVKVAEQTRNCEQLLSSIGESTDIAMVKKSLGIEKRAEIEEQNKLIAKETAEAKEVLSEAQPVLEAARLALADLDKSDITEIRSFATPPEPVQVVCEAVAIIRGVKEISWKGAKGMMSDPSFLRILQEMNCDLITAKQQQLVKQHLKKSNKMEQMKTISKAGYGLYKFVIAVLDYCAIFKEVKPKIDKVQMLEAEAEKARKALEKEEKELKRIEKQLEELNAKYDVAMVERQRLQEETDILQRRLLAADKLISGLSSENVRWQRDLENLRDELEKIIGNCLLSASFLSYSGPFSFEFRMQMVYKDWQGSILEKDIPLTQPYKIDSQLSNDVEISSWNSQGLPPDELSVQNGILTTRASRFPLCIDPQQQALNWVKKKEGKNNLKIVTFNDADFIKQVEMAIMYGFPILFQDVDYIDPVLDNVLMKNIRNVQGRTFIELGDKEVDYDPRFRLYLTTKIPNPMLNPAIYAKAMVINYMVTLSGLEDQLLSVVVRTERPDIEEQRETLIAETSENKNLLQQLEDSLLREIATNQGNMLDNMDLVQTLENTKSSAGEVMAKLLLAELTTVDINKLREGYRPVAKRGAILFFVLADMAAVNSMYQYSLISYLEVFIHSLKKAIPDPTLAKRLKNIIIMLTKNVYEYGCVGIFEKHKLLYSFQITTRIQQSIDKISQTELDFFIKGNVALEKSPVPNPAKWLPASGWEDVLKLAADFPEVFGDAPKQITTRTSEWKQWYDSDNPESMEFPCGYSSTLRPFEKLMFIRCFRIDRVFRAVINYISEIMGEEYITPPNVSFDRIFEQSTATMPVVFILSPGSDPTSELMKLAEKYGCGGGKFRYLSLGQGQEKSAVEFLQTAVARGQWLMLQNCHLLLSFMRDLEKHLENIRKPHPDFRLWLTTDPTPGFPIGILQQSLKVVTEPPNGLKLNLRNTYLKMHHHALDVCGHHIYKDLIYVLAFFHAVVQERRKYDKIGWNINYDFNESDFNVCTIILDTYLSKVLSKKESRIPWNSLKYLIGEVMYGGRVIDHYDRRVVKIYMDEYFGDFLFDTFQPFHFYHDSEVDYVIPSKGDKDHYLEFIEELPLVNSPEVFGLHPNAEIGYFTQATRDMWRNLIELQPQTAESSTGISRDDFIDNVAKDILVKMPPEYDMIKVKRNFGLAITPTAIVLFQELERFNKLIRMMTTTLTQLRKAIAGEIGMDAVLDSVSIALFNGLLPVEWTRLAPATNKNLAGWMDHFEKRMSQYSTWLH, translated from the exons ATGTCTATTCAG ATTGTTAACGACTTGATAATATCAGTTCAAGATACGGCCCACAGATTGTCCGTAGAACTTTATCGTTACGTGCAAAAGTGGAGGAAGTACGGAAATCTGTGGAGGTACGATAAAAGTCAAACCTGCGAAAAGTTTGCTGCAAAAAATCCGACATTGTTACaatacgatgaaaaattcacgttttaTGGTGCGATTGTCGACGAGGTGGATGTAATGACACCGTATTATGATATCAACAGTATTCG CGTTAACATTAAGCCACTTTGCGAGGGCATTCGAGAGCATGGCAAAGAGTGGAAACAAATTTTGGGGAACCATCTGATCGCCGAGACTCAGGCCCATATGAAAGAATTTAAGGACAAAATGGCAAGTCTTCGATATGACGTTGAGCTAGTAATCAATGGATTAGAACGTTTCAAGCTAGTAATGCAAACTATTGCCGACATTAAGAAAATGTCTGTTCAAGCTGAAGTACAGTATTTGGAGTATCAG GAAAGATTCCGAACCTTGAGGATACATCAAATAGAATTTAACGAGGAAGATGAGGAGCTATCGTACAAACTACAACAAGAATGGGAGTCCCTATACCTCGGGGCCCTGTACAGAGGAACTACATTGGAAACTACCAAGGATAGGTTCTGTGAAATGACCAAAGAAGAAATCCGTGATTTTGCTGCAGAGTTCGTCAAGTTTTCAGACGATTTTGAAACATACGGTCCCGGTAGTGTTGGCGATGACTTGGACACGGGCATGAAGAAAATGGAC GAATACGGAAAACTTATCGATTTCATGGAAGCAAAGCGAGTTGATCTCGTCAACGCTGAAATCCTTTTTGACTTACCCCCAGCTGATTACTCTCGATTCctcaaagtaaaaaaagattacGAGGGAATGGAAATGATTTACAAACTGTACAAAGCTCAAAAAATTATGCGTGACGTATGGGCCAAGACTCTTTGGGTTAATTTAAATCCACATCAACTTATCGACGGCGTGGATCAGTTTATGAAAGAATTTAGGCGTATGCCACGCGCAGTCAGGATGCTAAATGTTGGTCAGGCGCTTGACAATTTAATGAAAGGGTTCAAAAATTCTGTCCCACTTTTcgttgagttgaaaaatgaggCAATGAGGGAACGCCATTGGTTGGAACTTATGGAGAAAACTGGGAAATATTTCGACATGTCTCCAGACAG GTTTACTTTGGAAAACATGTTTGCCATGGATTTGGCAAAGTATCAGGATATCGCCGAAAGAATTGTGACAAATGCTGTGAAGGAGTTGGCTATCGAAAGAGGTGTAAAGGAAATTGTGGACGTATGGCGAACGATGGAATTTAACTTAGTGCGGCACTATATAG GAAACGAGGATCGCGGGTTTATTTTGGGTCCATTGGACGAGCTTACCTTAGTTTTAGAGGACAATATGATGAACTTGCAAAGCATGTCAGCGTCTCAGTTCATTGGGCCGTTTTTGGGCATGGTacaaaaatgggaaaaatctATGGAAACAATTTCCGAAGTTGTTGAGGCTTGGCTAGACTTACAGCGAAAGTGGTTATACCTTGAAGGGATATTTGTTGGTGGTGACATCAGATTACAGCTTCCCGAAGAGGCAAGGAAGTTCGATGACATTGACAAAGCGTTCAGGCACGCCATGATAGACACTTCGAAGAGACTCAATGTTTTAGAATGTTGCATGATTCCAG GACGTAAGGAGGAATTTGAAGCGCTAAGTTTGGGTTTggaaaagtgtcaaaaatcaTTGACCGAATATCTAAATAGTAAACGAGCTATTTTTCCGCGATTCAATTTCATCAGCGACGATGAGCTACTTGGTATACTAGGAAATAGTGATCCTTCAGCGATTCAAGAACACGTTGGAAAAATGTTCGACAACTTGGATAAGTTCAGGCTGACTGCCAATAATCAAGACAGAGTAATTGCGAGCGCTCTGATATCGGCTGAACGTGAAATAATGGAATTTAGAACGCCCGTTGCTGCCGAGGGCAAGATTGAGGAATGGATGGTTCTTGCACTTGCGGAAATGCGCAGGTCAAATAGGTATTTGACCAAAAAAGCTATATACAATTACGGAAAGGTGAG AACAGAATGGATGCTGGATTTTCAGGGGATGATGATCCTTGCAGCAAATCAAATATGGTGGACCGCGGAAACTGAAAATGTATTCAAAAAGATCTTGATGGGCAAGAAGCGAGCCATGAAGGAG TATTTGCATCAACTCAATCAGCAGCTGGATGAGGTTGTAAAATTGATGGGTGGCGACACTCTGACTAATAACGACAGAAAGAAATTAGACACGGTATTAACAATCGACGTCCATATCAGAGACATCATTGACAACTTCGTCCGTGACAGTATAATGGATGCGATGGAATTCGAATGGGAAAGTCAATTGAG GTTCTACTGGGTACACGATTTAGACAATTTATGGGTAAACCAATGTACAGGCACATTTGAATACGGCTATGAATATATGGGACTCAACGGAAGACTGGTTGTCACGCCGCTGACAGATAGAATTTATCTAACAATTACACAAGCATTATCTATGCAGCTTGGCGGAGCACCGGCAG GTCCCGCTGGAACGGGTAAAACAGAAACGACCAAGGATTTGGCCAAGGCTTTAGGTTTGATTTGTTTCGTAACGAATTGCGGCGAGGGAATGGATTACGTAGCCATTGGCAAGACTTTGGGTGGCCTAGCTCAGTGTGGCGCGTGGGGATGCTTCGACGAGTTTAACAGAATCGATATTTCCGTATTATCCGTCATCTCGACGCAATTGCAAACGATCCGATCAGCTTTGCAACTTAAAGTTCCTAAATTTATG TTCGAAGGACAAGATATAGTATTGGATTCAAAAGTCGGAATATTCATTACCATGAATCCTGGATACGCGGGGCGAACTGAATTGCCGGAATCCATTAAGGCTTTATTCCGTCCCGTTGTCTGCATTGTCCCGGACAACGAAATGATATGTTTGATCAAACTCTTTTCTGCTGGTTTTTTGACTGCCAAAGTTCTAGCCAAGAAAATGACAGTGTTATACACACTGGCTCGTGAACAACTGAGCAAACAGACCCATTACGATTTTGGTCTTCGGGCTTTGAAGTCTGTACTCAATATGGCTGGGCAATTGAAAAGAACTTCTGACGACCTTTCGGAGGATGTTGTATTGATGAGAGCCCTCAGGGATATGAATTTgccgaaatttattttcgacgATGTCCCACTGTTCTTAGGTTTAATTAAAGACTTGTTTCCCGGCTTGGCTTGCCCGAGGGTAGGATATCCGGATTTCAACGAGGCTGTTGAAAAGACGCTCGTTGAACATGGATACATCCTATTACCAGATCAG ATCGACAAAGTCGTACAAATGTACGAAGTTATGATGACCAGACACTCCACTATGATCGTTGGTCCAACTGGAGGCGGAAAAACTGTCGTAATAAAAACGTTGTGCAGAGCACAAACATACCTCGACAAACCAACAAAATTGTACATACTTAATCCAAAG GCGTGTACGGTTATCGAGCTCTATGGGATCTTAGACCCTCTGACAAGAGATTGGACAGACGGTCTGCTTAGTAATATTTTTCGCGAAATTAACAAGCCATTGGATTCGGATAAAGACGAGCGGAAGTATATATTATTCGATGGAGACGTGGATGCTCTCTGGATCGAAAATATGAACTCTGTAATGGATGATAACAAAATATTGACTTTGGCGAATCaagagagaataaaattgcaaaaccaTTCTGCCTTGCTGTTTGAG GTGGGAGATTTGCAGTATGCGTCACCAGCTACGGTATCGAGAGCTGGAATGGTATATGTGGATCCTAAGAATTTAGGATATCAGCCGTATATGGATAAATGGATAAACTTGAGAAACCAATCCGAGCGAGAATTCTTCGCCGCCatgtgtgaaaaatatgttCACGGGTCACTCAGGCTTATATTAGATGGAATAATCGACATGCAACAAGTTGTCCCTCTGAAGATGATCATACCTCAAACCAGGCTCAATATG GTGACGCAATTGTGTTATATGGTGGACGGCTTGGCTCCTACTAAAGAAGAAGATGAGTTTTCTTTGAAACCACCCGTGGAATCATCAAACGctgaagaggaagaggaacgAGCTGCTCACTTGGCACACCGAGATGAGTTATTGGAGGCAATTTACATTCAGTCATGTTACTGTTCATTTGGTGCTTCGTTAATCGCTGAAAGTAGGCTGGTTTACGATgaatacatgaaaaaaatatcagggATGATGCTGACCGACGACACACCCGAGAAACCGGCCACTTGCC GGTACATACCTGCATTCTACCGTTCCCTGTTCGAATACGTACTGGACACTGAAAATCGTATTTGGAAACCGTGGAAATGGCTCGTACCTGGTTACATTCACGACAGGCAAAAGAATTTCAGTGAGATATTAGTCCCAACGATTGATACTCTGAGAACGACGTGGTTTGTTAAGTTGATGAACGGCCTGAAAAGACCCGTCGTTTTAGTCGGGGAAACTGGCACTTCGAAAACTGCTATAATACAAGAATTTTTGAGAGGATTAGACACTGATAAATTC AATCAATTATTGATCAACTTTTCATCGCGAACTACTTCAATGGACGTACAAAGAATCATAGAATCCGCTGTGGAAAAGCGCACTAAAGACGTATATGGGCCTCCaccgggaaaaaaattaatcgtctTTATCGATGATATGAACATGCCTTTAGTCGATACGTACGGGACTCAGCAGCCTATTGCTCTTCTCAAGCTCTTGTTCGAAAGAGGTGGACTTTACGATCGTGGAAAAGATCTCAATTGGAAGGTTCTCAgagatatat GCTACTTAGCCGCCATGGGAAAAGCGGGTGGCGGTCGAAACGAAGTTGATCCGAGATTCATCTCGATGTTTTCGGTTTACAACGTAACGTTCCCATCCGATGCGACTCTGACTCATATTTATTCGAGCATCTTGAACGGACACTTGGAAATATTCCCCGAGGAAGTCAAAGCAACAGGAAACACGTTAATCGATATTACATTGAATCTCTACCGG ATGGTCATCATAGAATTACCACCGACACCATCGAAATTTCACTACATCTTCAACCTACGTGACTTATCTAGAATTGTTTCTGGGTTGTTATTGACTCATCCAACGCTGTACACCTCTGCGACGCATTTCGTTAGAGTTTGGAGAAACGAATTCTACAGGGTTATTTGCGATCGATTGATCAATGCGGCG GATCAAGAGTTGATGCGTGATCATATTGAATCAGAAATTAGGGCGAGGTTCGAAGAAGCACCGGACGTGATTGACTACGCTTTACGAGATCCACTTTTATTCGGCGATTATAGAAATGCCTGCAACGAAGACGAGCCCAGACACTACGAAGATTTACTCGATTACGAAGCGATATACAGTCTTTTCATGGAG ATACTGGAAGATTAcaattcgcaaaaaatgcCGATTCGCATGGTTCTGTTTAATGATGCCCTAGAGCACCTAACTCGAGTGCATCGAGCCTTGCGGATGCATCGAGGTCACGTTTTAGTAATCGGAATTGGCGGAAGTGGAAAGCAAAGTATAATTCGGCTGGCGTCGTTCGCTGCTGGTTgtgaaatattcgaaatcaCGTTAAACCGTGGATATAACGAGACAAGTTTTCGAGAGGACATGAAGAGGATGTACAACATAGCaggagttgaaaataaaaaagtggTGTTTTTGTTCACTGCCCAACACGTGGCAGATGAGAGCTTTTTAGAACTGGTGAATAACATTTTAATGACAGGAGTTGTCCCTGCTCTGTTCACTGACGAGGAAAAAGATGCTATCGTCAACACCTGTAGGAATGTAGCCAACGAAGCTGGATACAGTATAACCAG GGAATCCGTGTggtcatattttatttccacgAGCATAGCGAATTTGCGGTTGGCCTTGTCGATGAGTCCAGCTGGGGATGTTCTTCGTGGACGCTGCAGGAGTTATCCTGGACTCGTCAACAGCACAACCATAGATTGGCTGTTTCCTTGGCCCGAACAGGCCTTGTATGCCGTGGCCAATGTGGTTCTCAGAGAC aatcCAAAAATTCCCGAAACCTACAGAGACTTGATCGTGCAACATGTCGTACACGTTCACATGTCAATTGGACAATATACGGCCGAATTTCTGACCAAACTGAGAAGAAGGAATTACGTTACGCCAAAACATTACCTCGACTTTATCAATACGTACTTGAATTTGTTGGGTGAAAAGAAGGAGTACATTATGGGTCAATGCAACCGTTTATCTGGAG GACTGACTAAGATCGCCGAAGCTTCTGAAACGTTGGTGTCTTTGAACGCAATTCTTGCTGTGCAACGTGTAAAAGTTGCGGAGCAAACGAGAAATTGTGAGCAACTATTGTCGTCGATTGGTGAAAGTACCGATATAGCGATGGTAAAGAAGAGTTTAGGGATAGAAAAGCGAGCAGAAATCGAGGAGCAGAATAAACTTATTGCCAAGGAAACTGCGGAGGCAAAAGAAGTTTTAAGCGAGGCTCAGCCAGTTTTGGAGGCTGCAAGATTAGCGCTAGCGGATTTAGATAAATCAGATATCACTGAAATCAG ATCATTCGCAACGCCTCCAGAACCCGTGCAAGTCGTTTGTGAAGCCGTTGCAATAATTAGAGGAGTTAAGGAGATTTCGTGGAAAGGTGCTAAAGGAATGATGAGCGATCCCAGTTTCTTGCGAATTCTTCAGGAAATGAATTGTGACTTGATTACCgcgaagcagcagcagctggTCAAGCAACACCTTAAGAAGTCGAATAAAATGGAGCAGATGAAAACCATCAGCAAAGCTGGTTACGGTCTGTACAAATTTGTCATCGCTGTGTTGGACTATTGTGCCATATTCAAAGAG gtAAAGCCTAAGATCGACAAAGTCCAGATGTTGGAAGCGGAAGCGGAAAAGGCGCGAAAAGCCTTAGAAAAAGAGGAGAAGGAATTGAAGCGAATAGAAAAGCAATTGGAAGAATTAAATGCAAAGTACGATGTTGCAATGGTGGAAAGACAAAGGCTCCAAGAAGAAACGGATATCCTCCAGAGACGGCTGCTTGCGGCTGACAAATTAATTAGTGGATTGTCTTCTGAAAATGTCAGGTGGCAAAGAGACCTGGAAAATTTACGCGACgagttagaaaaaattattggcaACTGTCTTCTCTCAGCCAGTTTCCTCTCGTACAGTGGGCCATTCTCTTTCGAGTTCAGAATGCAGATGGTATACAAGGATTGGCAGGGCAGTATCTTAGAAAAAGATATACCCTTAACGCAACCGTACAAAATAGACTCACAACTGAGCAACGACGTCGAGATCAGTAG TTGGAATTCGCAAGGACTTCCTCCAGATGAACTGTCCGTTCAGAATGGCATACTCACAACGCGGGCATCCAGATTCCCGCTTTGCATAGATCCCCAACAGCAAGCGCTAAACTGGGTAAAAAAGAAGGAGGGGAagaacaatttgaaaatagttACGTTCAACGATGCAGACTTCATCAAGCAAGTTGAAATGGCCATCATGTACGGATTTCCAATTTTGTTCCAAGACGTAGACTACATAGATCCGGTCCTCGACAACGTGCTAATGAAGAATATAAGAA ATGTACAAGGGCGAACCTTCATCGAACTCGGAGACAAGGAAGTAGACTATGATCCCAGGTTTAGACTGTATTTAACAACGAAAATTCCTAACCCGATGTTAAATCCAGCTATCTATGCGAAAGCTATGGTCATCAACTACATGGTGACTTTATCG GGTCTGGAAGATCAGCTGCTTTCCGTGGTCGTAAGGACCGAGCGCCCCGACATCGAGGAACAACGAGAAACGCTTATTGCAGAAACCagtgagaataaaaatctcCTGCAGCAATTAGAAGACAGTTTGTTGCGGGAAATTGCTACCAACCAGGGTAACATGCTGGACAATATGGACCTCGTCCAGACATTAGAGAACACAAAATCCAGCGCTGGCGAAGTGATGGCGAAGTTACTTTTGGCGGAGTTGACGACTGTCGATATCAACAAACTGCGGGAAGGATATCGTCCAGTTGCTAAAAGAGGCGCAATTCTATTCTTCGTCCTTGCAGATATGGCGGCTGTTAATTCCATGTATCAATATTCGCTGATCAGTTACTTAGAAGTGTTCATACATTCGTTGAAGAAAGCTATTCCTGATCCTACGCTCGCCAAACGGctgaaaaatatcatcattatgctaacaaaaaatgtttacgaATATGGATGCGTGGGAATATTTGAAAAGCACAAATTGTTGTACTCTTTTCAAATCACCACGCGTATACAGCAAAGCATCGACAAGATCAGTCAAACGGAACTTGATTTCTTCATCAAGGGTAACGTGGCCTTGGAAAAGTCTCCCGTACCAAATCCGGCCAAGTGGTTACCAGCCTCCGGTTGGGAGGATGTTCTCAAGCTCGCAGCTGATTTTCCCGAAGTGTTTGGAGACGCACCAAAACAAATTACGACTAGAACCAGCGAATGGAAGCAG TGGTATGATTCGGATAACCCGGAATCTATGGAATTTCCATGTGGATATTCGTCGACCTTGAGACCATTTGAAAAGCTTATGTTCATTCGCTGCTTCCGCATAGATCGGGTTTTTCGCGCTGTTATCAATTACATCAGCGAAATTATGGGCGAGGAGTATATAACACCACCGAATGTCAGTTTTGATCGAATATTTGAGCAAAGCACAGCCACCATGCCCGTTGTGTTTATCCTAAGCCCTGGATCCGATCCTACCTCGGAGTTAATGAAACTGGCCGAAAAGTATGGCTGTGGTGGTGGCAAATTTAGGTACTTATCGCTTGGACAAGGACAGGAAAAG AGTGCAGTGGAGTTTTTGCAAACTGCTGTGGCGAGAGGACAGTGGTTAATGCTACAGAACTGCCACTTACTTCTTAGCTTTATGAGGGATTTGGAAAAACACTTAGAAAATATCCGTAAGCCGCATCCAGACTTTCGACTTTGGCTTACCACAGATCCAACACCGGGTTTCCCGAttggaattttacaacagtcACTCAAAG TTGTTACCGAACCGCCCAATGGCTTGAAGCTGAACCTACGGAatacatatttgaaaatgCATCATCACGCCCTGGATGTGTGTGGCCATCATATCTACAAAGACCTGATTTACGTACTAGCGTTCTTTCATGCTGTAGTTCAG GAAAGACGAAAATATGACAAAATAGGCTGGAACATAAATTACGATTTCAACGAGTCGGATTTCAACGTGTGCACAATCATACTGGATACTTATTTGAGCAAAGTATTAAGTAAGAAGGAGAGCAGAATACCGTGGAACAGTTTGAAGTATTTAATTGGCGAG GTGATGTACGGAGGCAGAGTAATCGATCATTACGATCGGCGGGTCGTGAAGATTTACATGGACGAATACTTCGGTGACTTCTTATTCGACACATTTCAACCGTTTCACTTTTACCATGATAGCGAAGTTGATTACGTGATACCCTCCAAAGGCGACAAGGATCATTACTTGGAATTTATCGAAGAATTACCGTTGGTCAATTCACCGGAAGTGTTTGGGTTACATCCAAATGCTGAAATCGGATATTTCACGCAAGCTACCAGAGATATGTGGAGAAATTTAATCGAATTGCAGCCGCAAACAG CTGAAAGTAGTACTGGCATCAGTAGGGACGATTTCATCGATAATGTGGCTAAGGATATTCTCGTAAAAATGCCGCCAGAGTATGATATGATAAAAGTGAAACGAAACTTCGGTTTGGCCATAACTCCGACTGCAATAGTACTATTCCAGGAACTTGAAAGATTCAATAAGTTGATAAGAATGATGACAACAACGCTGACTCAGCTCAGAAAG GCTATTGCCGGTGAAATCGGTATGGATGCAGTACTGGACAGTGTTTCCATTGCACTTTTCAATGGGTTACTACCAGTAGAATGGACGAGGCTAGCGCCagcgacaaataaaaatttagctGGATGGATGGATCATTTCGAAAAGAGAATGTCGCAGTACAGTACATGG CTACACTGA